One region of Natronorubrum aibiense genomic DNA includes:
- a CDS encoding valine--tRNA ligase: protein MSATSIHRATTGITNERAQFQRHDDAPTTPASGGESMSMDDPEQDVEPTLEGGYDPESVETRWQQRWVDEETYAYGGEPGQDPNTTYAIDTPPPTVSGSLHMGHLYGSTLQDFAARFQRMADGDVLFPFGYDDNGIASERLTEKELDIRHQDYERREFQELCREVCTEYEAEFTDKMQSLGTSIDWSHTYKTIEPRVQRISQLSFLDLYEKGREYRKKAPAIWCPECETAISQVETEDDERHAHFNDIAFEIASDGTDREEFVISTTRPELIPACVSVFVHPDDEANADLIGETARVPIFGHEVPVIEDERVDMEKGSGIVMCCTFGDQKDIEWYQAHDLPLRVAIDETATMTDLAGDYEGLSTEDAREAIVEDLDDAGSLRDRREIVHDVGVHERCDTPVEYRVSKQWYVEILDHKDEYLEAGQEMDWYPEKMFTRYRHWIEGLEWDWLISRQRDSGIPFPVWYCEDCDNAIMAEKEALPVDPLSDDPPVDSCPECGHDAFEPEEDVFDTWATSSLTPLINAGWDWDADAETFTMDNPELYPFDLRPQGHDIISFWLFHTIVKCYEHTGEVPFDATMINGHVLDENREKMSKSRGNVVEPDAVLAEYPVDAVRFWAASAAVGDDFPYQEKDLTAGEKLLRKLWNASKLVDTLAPRDPDEPETLEAIDRWLLAELDDAVEDLTAHLEAYEFAKARDRLRTFFWNTFCDDYLEIAKTREDEPSTQYALRTAHRTFLELWAPFLPHATEEIWQAVYATDTADLESIHTREWPAPQGYEADLEAGETAMEVISALRRYKSENQLPLNADLESVSVYGPIGGFEDAIQHVMHVQELSVLEDEPEVTTEVASIDLDYSTLGPKFGSKVGEIDAGIDSGEYEIDDDAGVLRVAGEELKDDLFEVSLERTYSGEGEMIETESAVVILQHD from the coding sequence TTGTCGGCGACCAGCATTCACCGAGCAACGACCGGTATCACCAATGAACGAGCGCAATTTCAACGCCACGACGACGCACCGACGACGCCCGCTTCGGGCGGTGAGAGCATGAGCATGGACGACCCCGAACAGGACGTCGAACCGACGCTCGAGGGCGGCTACGATCCCGAGAGTGTCGAAACGCGCTGGCAACAGCGCTGGGTTGACGAGGAGACCTACGCCTACGGCGGCGAGCCGGGCCAGGACCCGAACACGACCTACGCGATCGACACCCCGCCGCCGACGGTCTCGGGCAGCCTGCACATGGGCCACCTTTATGGCTCGACGTTGCAGGACTTCGCCGCTCGCTTCCAGCGGATGGCCGACGGCGACGTCCTCTTTCCCTTCGGCTACGACGACAACGGGATCGCGAGCGAACGCCTGACCGAGAAGGAACTCGACATTCGCCATCAGGATTACGAGCGCCGGGAGTTCCAAGAGCTTTGTCGCGAGGTCTGTACGGAGTACGAAGCCGAGTTCACCGACAAGATGCAGTCACTCGGTACCTCGATCGACTGGTCACACACCTACAAGACGATCGAACCACGCGTCCAGCGCATCTCGCAGCTTTCGTTCCTCGATCTCTACGAGAAGGGCCGCGAGTACCGGAAGAAAGCGCCGGCGATCTGGTGTCCCGAATGTGAGACGGCGATCTCGCAGGTCGAGACCGAAGACGACGAGCGCCACGCCCACTTCAACGACATCGCGTTCGAAATCGCCAGCGACGGCACGGACCGCGAGGAGTTCGTCATCTCGACGACTCGCCCGGAACTCATCCCGGCGTGTGTCTCCGTCTTCGTCCACCCCGACGACGAGGCCAACGCCGATTTGATCGGCGAAACCGCTCGCGTCCCGATCTTCGGCCACGAGGTGCCGGTCATCGAGGACGAGCGCGTCGACATGGAGAAAGGCAGCGGGATCGTCATGTGCTGTACCTTCGGCGACCAGAAGGACATCGAGTGGTACCAGGCTCACGACCTGCCTCTGCGGGTCGCCATCGACGAGACGGCGACGATGACCGACCTCGCCGGCGACTACGAAGGGCTCTCGACCGAGGACGCTCGCGAGGCCATCGTCGAAGATCTCGATGACGCGGGCTCCCTTCGCGACCGACGCGAGATCGTCCACGACGTCGGCGTCCACGAACGCTGTGACACGCCCGTCGAGTACCGCGTCTCCAAGCAGTGGTACGTCGAAATTCTCGATCACAAAGACGAGTACCTCGAGGCCGGCCAGGAGATGGACTGGTACCCCGAGAAGATGTTTACCCGGTATCGTCACTGGATCGAGGGCTTAGAGTGGGACTGGCTGATCTCCCGCCAGCGTGACTCGGGCATTCCGTTCCCGGTCTGGTACTGCGAGGACTGTGACAACGCGATCATGGCCGAGAAGGAAGCCCTCCCGGTCGATCCGCTCTCCGACGACCCACCCGTCGACAGCTGTCCCGAGTGCGGTCACGACGCCTTCGAGCCCGAAGAGGACGTCTTCGACACGTGGGCGACTTCCTCGCTGACCCCGCTGATCAACGCCGGCTGGGACTGGGACGCCGACGCCGAGACGTTCACGATGGATAACCCCGAACTCTACCCGTTCGACCTGCGCCCACAGGGCCACGACATCATCTCCTTCTGGCTGTTCCACACCATCGTCAAGTGTTACGAACACACCGGCGAGGTGCCGTTCGACGCGACGATGATCAACGGTCACGTGCTCGACGAGAACCGCGAGAAGATGTCCAAATCGCGGGGCAACGTCGTCGAGCCCGACGCAGTGCTCGCGGAGTACCCCGTCGACGCCGTGCGCTTCTGGGCCGCAAGCGCCGCCGTCGGCGACGACTTCCCGTATCAAGAGAAGGACCTGACCGCGGGCGAAAAGCTCCTGCGCAAGCTCTGGAACGCCTCGAAACTCGTCGACACGCTCGCTCCCCGCGACCCCGACGAGCCCGAGACGCTCGAGGCGATCGACCGCTGGCTGCTCGCGGAACTCGACGACGCCGTCGAGGATCTCACAGCCCACCTCGAGGCCTACGAGTTCGCCAAGGCTCGCGACCGCCTGCGGACGTTCTTCTGGAACACCTTCTGTGACGACTACTTAGAGATCGCCAAGACTCGCGAGGACGAGCCATCGACGCAGTACGCGCTGCGGACGGCCCACCGGACCTTCCTCGAGTTGTGGGCCCCGTTCCTACCCCACGCGACCGAGGAAATCTGGCAGGCGGTGTATGCAACGGACACGGCGGACCTCGAGAGCATCCACACCCGCGAGTGGCCCGCCCCGCAAGGGTATGAGGCCGACCTTGAGGCCGGCGAAACCGCGATGGAGGTCATCTCGGCGCTGCGACGCTACAAGAGCGAGAACCAGCTACCGCTGAACGCCGACCTCGAGTCGGTGTCGGTCTACGGTCCGATCGGGGGCTTCGAGGACGCCATTCAGCACGTGATGCACGTCCAGGAACTGTCGGTCCTCGAGGACGAACCCGAGGTGACAACCGAGGTCGCGTCGATCGACCTTGATTACTCGACGCTCGGGCCGAAGTTCGGTTCGAAAGTGGGCGAGATCGACGCCGGAATCGACAGCGGCGAGTACGAGATCGACGACGATGCTGGCGTCCTTCGCGTCGCCGGCGAGGAGCTCAAGGACGACTTATTCGAGGTTTCCCTCGAGCGAACGTACTCCGGCGAAGGCGAGATGATTGAAACCGAGTCGGCGGTCGTCATCCTGCAACACGACTGA
- a CDS encoding DUF7344 domain-containing protein: MNTDTTNVEHADTDASLPSNTVFELLLEDRRRYTLYYLSRKVGTVTLDDVVDRLAHREGTPTRDRREEIRLEFHHNHLPKLTESDVVAYDPDAETIERKPAARALDSYLELAFVDDLR, from the coding sequence ATGAATACCGATACCACAAACGTCGAACACGCCGATACTGACGCCAGCCTGCCCTCGAATACGGTGTTCGAACTGTTACTCGAGGACCGACGTCGGTACACATTGTACTACCTGTCCCGGAAAGTCGGCACGGTGACGCTGGACGACGTCGTTGATCGACTCGCCCATCGAGAAGGAACGCCGACACGCGACCGACGCGAGGAGATCCGCCTCGAGTTTCATCACAACCACCTCCCGAAACTGACCGAATCGGACGTGGTGGCGTACGATCCCGACGCCGAAACGATCGAACGGAAGCCGGCGGCCCGCGCGCTCGATTCCTATCTCGAACTCGCGTTCGTCGACGACCTGCGTTAG
- a CDS encoding DUF1405 domain-containing protein has translation MSATTGLPDRDPLPTYLAPVPKTIENLGLRFAWLIVAINLVGTAFGFWYYAGQFTETATVMWPWVPDSPMATLFIALAIACWKLGYEQPWLTSLAFFGNIVLGLWTPYTLLAFADAYSYLHPLMYQFLFWSHLAMVVQAFVLHRISGFPVWGVAVAAVWYASNLVVDYFIPIVGEPHHTIIPVARETPMFLGADALGVVAAGEVMFVLLALFLALATRVKKCEATSDHRT, from the coding sequence ATGTCTGCGACGACCGGGTTGCCCGACCGGGACCCACTGCCGACGTATCTCGCACCCGTGCCCAAGACGATCGAAAACCTCGGATTGCGATTCGCGTGGCTCATCGTCGCGATCAACCTCGTGGGGACGGCGTTTGGGTTCTGGTACTACGCCGGGCAGTTCACCGAAACCGCGACCGTCATGTGGCCGTGGGTGCCCGACAGCCCGATGGCGACGTTGTTTATCGCGCTGGCGATCGCCTGCTGGAAACTCGGGTACGAACAGCCGTGGCTGACGTCGCTCGCGTTTTTCGGAAACATCGTCCTCGGGTTATGGACGCCGTACACGCTGCTCGCGTTCGCCGACGCGTACTCGTACCTGCATCCGTTGATGTACCAGTTCCTCTTCTGGAGTCATCTCGCGATGGTCGTACAGGCGTTCGTCCTCCATCGGATCAGCGGCTTCCCGGTCTGGGGGGTTGCCGTCGCCGCCGTCTGGTACGCCAGCAATCTGGTCGTTGACTACTTCATTCCGATCGTCGGCGAGCCACACCACACCATTATCCCCGTCGCACGCGAGACACCAATGTTTCTCGGTGCGGACGCACTCGGCGTCGTCGCCGCGGGCGAAGTGATGTTCGTCCTGCTAGCGCTCTTTCTCGCACTGGCAACACGAGTCAAAAAGTGCGAAGCAACGTCTGACCACCGCACCTAA
- a CDS encoding acetoacetate decarboxylase family protein, translating to MQSPPGDRSRVTLSTGHEIALPLELSLAVGGVIVPARRRRLEALLPAPLSSLAIAPGVGCVALVGIQYHRVGGPSDETATATTADAGLEPYDEFAVIVPAVRGGRTTVPLAQLTDAELGGYVHWLPVTTEPSVALGREIWGYPKERIPITITDGPRGIRTVVDGGDGKQVRLEVTRPRTRKTTIDRDWALWSYTTMNGDVVRTQALLRGDLAVGTPLSTTLELGPELQTELGCWNRPLARLYGSRVRAWLFDGEAVAEA from the coding sequence ATGCAGTCACCACCCGGCGATCGGTCTCGAGTAACCCTCTCGACCGGCCACGAGATCGCCCTCCCGCTGGAACTCTCTCTGGCGGTCGGCGGCGTGATCGTCCCGGCCCGGCGCCGGCGACTCGAGGCACTGTTGCCTGCACCCCTGAGTTCGCTCGCGATCGCACCCGGCGTCGGCTGTGTCGCGCTCGTTGGGATCCAGTACCATCGTGTCGGCGGTCCGAGCGACGAGACTGCGACAGCGACCACCGCGGACGCCGGCCTAGAGCCCTACGACGAGTTCGCGGTCATCGTGCCCGCCGTCCGCGGCGGCCGGACCACCGTACCGCTCGCTCAACTCACCGACGCCGAACTCGGCGGCTACGTCCACTGGCTGCCCGTCACGACCGAGCCGTCGGTCGCGCTCGGCCGCGAGATCTGGGGATACCCCAAAGAACGGATTCCGATCACGATCACGGACGGACCACGCGGGATTCGAACCGTCGTCGATGGGGGTGATGGAAAGCAGGTACGACTTGAGGTGACTCGCCCGCGCACGCGAAAGACAACGATTGATCGTGACTGGGCGCTATGGAGTTACACGACGATGAACGGCGACGTCGTGCGAACGCAGGCACTGCTCCGAGGTGACCTCGCCGTCGGCACGCCGCTGAGCACGACGCTCGAACTCGGCCCCGAACTGCAGACGGAACTGGGTTGCTGGAACCGCCCGCTTGCACGGCTATACGGCTCTCGAGTACGCGCGTGGTTGTTCGACGGCGAGGCGGTTGCTGAGGCCTGA
- the pdxS gene encoding pyridoxal 5'-phosphate synthase lyase subunit PdxS, with product MAEDTDLEELRRGTDLVKRGFARMQKGGVIMDVVNKEQARIAEDAGAVAVMALEAVPADIRKRGGVARMADPADVEEIVNEVSIPVMGKARIGHTKEAQILEAVGVDMIDESEVLTPADDAYHIDKRDFTAPFVCGARNLGEALRRISEGAAMIRTKGEAGTGDVNQAVHHQRTIKGEIRKLEGMSHEEREAYAREIEAPAELVHETAEMGRLPVVNFAAGGIATPADAALMMHHECDGIFVGSGIFGAENPEAMGEAIVEATNNWDDPERLADISKNLGKGMKGDANVDLPEEEKLQGRGV from the coding sequence ATGGCCGAAGATACTGATCTCGAGGAACTGCGACGCGGAACTGATCTCGTCAAACGTGGATTCGCTCGGATGCAGAAAGGCGGCGTCATCATGGACGTTGTCAACAAAGAACAGGCGCGGATCGCCGAAGACGCCGGCGCGGTCGCCGTCATGGCACTCGAAGCGGTCCCAGCAGACATCCGCAAACGTGGCGGCGTCGCTCGGATGGCAGACCCCGCAGACGTCGAGGAGATCGTCAACGAGGTCTCGATTCCGGTCATGGGCAAGGCCCGAATCGGCCACACGAAGGAAGCTCAGATCCTCGAGGCCGTCGGTGTCGACATGATCGACGAGTCGGAAGTCCTGACCCCGGCTGACGACGCCTACCACATCGACAAACGTGACTTTACCGCGCCGTTCGTCTGTGGCGCGCGCAACCTCGGCGAAGCCCTGCGCCGGATCAGCGAGGGTGCGGCGATGATCCGCACCAAAGGCGAGGCCGGCACCGGCGACGTCAATCAGGCCGTCCACCACCAGCGAACGATCAAAGGCGAGATTCGCAAACTCGAGGGCATGAGCCACGAGGAACGCGAGGCCTACGCCCGCGAGATCGAAGCGCCCGCGGAACTGGTCCACGAGACCGCCGAGATGGGCCGGCTGCCAGTCGTCAACTTCGCCGCCGGCGGGATCGCGACGCCCGCAGACGCAGCGTTGATGATGCACCACGAGTGTGACGGCATCTTCGTCGGCAGCGGGATCTTCGGCGCGGAGAACCCCGAAGCGATGGGTGAAGCGATCGTCGAAGCGACGAACAACTGGGATGACCCCGAGCGACTCGCAGACATCTCGAAGAACCTCGGCAAAGGGATGAAAGGCGACGCAAACGTCGACCTCCCCGAAGAGGAGAAACTGCAAGGCCGCGGCGTCTAG
- a CDS encoding RNA-guided endonuclease InsQ/TnpB family protein, translating into MAIQVTRTYVGSIQNQRQVCDDLDLLGDSASKIWNVARWTADRIWDEIGEIPDEGTLKAYMKNQACWKDLNAQSSQKVIEELSDAFQSWFDLRHKFDEANPPGYRKHGDTRPKSTVTFKADGFKHDPENNRVRLSKGKNLKENWSDFILCEYQTRPDVDLTEVNSVQNVRTVWNGDEWELHLVCKVELETNDSAGDEVAGIDLGIKNIATVAFPGEYVLYPGNSLKQDKHYFTRVEYDTEGENGPSEKSMWARRKLADRETHFYHTLTDAIITECVERGVGTLAVSWPEDVRESDWGKTGNKKIHTWAFDRIYQYLEYKGEIRGVEVLKENEWDTSKMCSRCGDDTKSNRVERGLYVCSSCELVANADCNGAENMRQKITPSPHGEDRSNGCVAQPSVHLFDRESGTFHTREQVVS; encoded by the coding sequence ATGGCGATTCAGGTCACTCGCACCTATGTTGGTTCCATTCAGAATCAGCGACAGGTCTGCGATGACCTGGATTTGCTCGGAGACTCCGCCTCGAAGATCTGGAACGTCGCACGCTGGACAGCCGACCGCATCTGGGATGAAATCGGTGAGATTCCCGATGAAGGGACGCTCAAAGCGTACATGAAGAACCAAGCGTGCTGGAAAGACCTAAACGCACAATCCAGTCAGAAAGTCATCGAAGAACTTTCTGACGCTTTCCAGTCATGGTTCGACCTGCGACACAAGTTTGACGAGGCGAATCCGCCCGGCTACCGTAAACACGGCGACACTCGACCCAAGAGTACGGTCACGTTCAAAGCAGACGGCTTCAAACACGACCCCGAGAATAACCGAGTCAGACTCTCAAAGGGCAAGAACCTGAAAGAGAACTGGTCGGACTTCATCCTTTGTGAGTACCAGACCCGGCCAGACGTTGACCTCACAGAAGTCAACAGCGTGCAGAACGTGCGCACCGTCTGGAATGGTGACGAGTGGGAACTACACCTCGTCTGCAAAGTCGAACTCGAAACCAACGATTCCGCAGGCGACGAAGTGGCAGGAATCGACCTCGGTATCAAGAACATTGCCACTGTCGCATTCCCCGGCGAATACGTCCTGTATCCCGGCAACTCGCTCAAACAGGACAAACACTACTTCACCCGAGTAGAGTACGACACGGAGGGTGAGAACGGTCCCTCAGAGAAGTCGATGTGGGCACGCCGGAAACTCGCTGATCGAGAGACACACTTCTACCACACGCTTACGGACGCCATCATCACGGAGTGTGTCGAACGCGGTGTTGGAACGCTCGCGGTGAGCTGGCCCGAAGACGTGCGAGAGTCCGACTGGGGCAAGACCGGCAACAAGAAAATCCACACGTGGGCGTTCGACCGCATCTACCAGTATCTCGAATACAAGGGCGAGATTCGTGGTGTCGAGGTGCTGAAAGAGAACGAGTGGGATACCTCGAAGATGTGTTCACGGTGTGGCGACGACACGAAGTCGAACCGTGTCGAACGTGGTCTGTACGTCTGCTCGTCGTGTGAGTTGGTAGCCAACGCGGACTGCAACGGAGCGGAGAATATGCGCCAGAAGATAACTCCGAGTCCTCACGGTGAGGATAGGAGTAACGGCTGTGTGGCACAGCCATCGGTACACCTGTTCGACCGCGAGAGCGGGACGTTTCACACGAGAGAACAGGTCGTGTCGTAG
- a CDS encoding homoserine kinase, producing the protein MLTVRAPATSANLGSGFDVFGVALGTPADVIRVERAPETRITVTGAGSQYIPEDPDQNTVGAVADALDAPAHIKIDKGVRPSSGLGSSAASAAGAAVALNALYDRGLSRAELVPIAAKGEALVSGEAHADNVAPSLLGGFTIVTDDDVTQVDTSIPVVACLPETTVSTRDARGVVPESASLEDVVDTVGNAATLTVGMTRNDPDLVGRGMNDSIVTPKRTALIDGYARVHEAALEAGATGVTVSGAGPGVLAVCHERDQNVIAGAMIDAFDAVGIESRAYQTRVGEGARLYRD; encoded by the coding sequence ATGCTCACCGTGCGGGCACCAGCGACGAGTGCGAATCTCGGGAGTGGTTTCGACGTCTTCGGTGTTGCCCTCGGAACGCCCGCCGACGTGATTCGGGTCGAACGCGCACCGGAAACGCGGATTACCGTTACTGGGGCGGGTAGCCAGTACATTCCGGAGGATCCAGATCAGAACACCGTCGGCGCCGTCGCCGACGCTCTCGATGCACCGGCACACATCAAAATCGACAAAGGCGTCCGACCCTCCTCGGGGCTTGGCTCCTCGGCCGCGAGCGCGGCCGGCGCTGCTGTCGCCTTGAATGCCCTCTATGATCGCGGCCTCTCGCGGGCGGAACTCGTCCCGATCGCGGCCAAAGGCGAGGCGCTCGTCTCAGGCGAGGCCCACGCCGACAACGTCGCCCCGTCGCTGCTCGGCGGGTTCACGATCGTGACTGATGACGACGTCACGCAGGTCGATACCTCGATTCCCGTCGTCGCCTGTCTCCCCGAAACGACTGTTTCTACGCGCGACGCGCGCGGCGTCGTCCCGGAATCCGCCTCGCTCGAGGACGTCGTCGACACCGTCGGCAACGCGGCGACGCTTACCGTCGGCATGACACGAAACGATCCCGATCTCGTTGGTCGCGGCATGAACGATAGTATCGTCACTCCGAAGCGAACGGCCCTGATCGACGGCTACGCTCGAGTCCACGAGGCTGCCCTCGAGGCCGGTGCGACGGGCGTCACGGTCAGCGGTGCCGGGCCGGGCGTACTCGCGGTCTGTCACGAGCGCGACCAGAACGTGATCGCCGGGGCGATGATCGACGCCTTCGACGCGGTCGGCATCGAGAGTCGAGCGTACCAGACACGCGTCGGCGAAGGGGCGCGGCTGTATCGAGACTGA
- a CDS encoding methyl-accepting chemotaxis protein — protein MDVLRRLVPSAIRRRYAVKFGIVLLILGLGVGMVGFVATAGITGEVEERVQNDHTSMASQEAQNIQMWNEQNEHTIGVIAWSDVVASDDPAAIEERFLNWQEHLDADTFAINYVDTADGTVLASTDGDVRGQPADQLEGVPAEAYDEATSDVPWVSSPYTVDRELGDEEVAVMSYVLSVPGTDDRAIVYTAELEAYANRLDDGEGVTTMVLDGNDEVMLDNAGYGEDHETLGLAYDDALAGDVVQPARTEGAGTHQVAGSALTFDAAAYDFSGDDYVVSSARVLGTDWVVVTHEPESQAYGFVNTVNDWGIYATLAGVLMIGLIGAVLGRNTAVSIDRLTGKASQMEEGNLDVDLETNRVDNIGRLYDGFDSMRDALREQIEAAETARQEAERERERVEEINAHLEEKAGEYCSVMGAAADGDLTARADADSENEMMAQIGEDFNQMLDEIEKTVAELNRFATDVATASEQVTASSEEVRSASEQVTESVQEISDGAEQQNQSLQSVNQEMSGLSTTTEEIAASSNEVADIAERTVNTGEDGQEAAHAAIAAMDEIETEAGGAVDEIRRLETEVQQIDELIATISEIARQTNMLALNANIEASRSASGSDDEGFSVVAKEVKALSEDVAEAADEAEDRLEAIRERTEQSAAEVEGTSERIEDAGEQVEAVVDALEEIADLSEETNIGVQEISAATEEQAASTQEVVAMVDDAATISEETTAESENVAAAAEEQTTALTEVTKSASNLSGQATQLSEALDRFDTDVDHSELEMDFETPDDDGPGPAALAFDADGSQGLSLETDESETGTQATAPDSTDADTTVDTDPLESASMTTDAEPVAAPAADTPDTPEGDADADETDDPATELDAEKILGIDDESAEPATTLDETTNADVDTASDPLGDADPFADAADPLADADPLADDEGDSLEEAAQPLEPVDDTSETTESDDEVDSLEETAQPLGPVDDNDENSLEETAQPLEPVEDAAETTEHDAETTAVDADDEADGDEDAAEIDGTDADADDDVFTFGNTDE, from the coding sequence ATGGACGTCCTTCGACGACTCGTTCCATCAGCTATTCGCCGCAGATATGCGGTCAAGTTTGGGATCGTATTACTGATACTCGGTTTGGGCGTTGGAATGGTCGGCTTCGTTGCGACCGCTGGCATCACCGGAGAGGTCGAAGAGCGTGTTCAGAACGACCACACGTCGATGGCCAGCCAGGAAGCACAGAACATCCAGATGTGGAACGAACAGAACGAACACACGATCGGGGTGATCGCCTGGTCGGACGTCGTCGCCAGTGACGACCCGGCGGCGATCGAAGAGCGCTTCTTGAACTGGCAGGAGCACCTCGATGCGGACACGTTCGCGATCAACTACGTCGATACGGCCGACGGAACGGTGCTCGCGAGCACCGACGGCGACGTACGCGGCCAACCGGCCGACCAGCTCGAGGGTGTCCCCGCCGAAGCCTACGACGAGGCCACGAGCGACGTTCCGTGGGTCTCGAGTCCCTACACGGTCGACCGTGAGTTAGGCGACGAGGAGGTCGCCGTCATGAGCTACGTCCTGTCCGTCCCCGGAACGGACGACAGAGCGATCGTCTACACCGCCGAACTCGAGGCGTACGCGAACCGTCTCGACGACGGCGAGGGTGTGACGACGATGGTCCTCGACGGGAACGACGAGGTCATGCTCGACAACGCTGGCTACGGCGAGGACCACGAGACACTCGGCCTCGCTTACGACGACGCCCTCGCCGGCGACGTCGTACAACCGGCACGAACCGAGGGTGCTGGAACCCATCAGGTCGCCGGCTCCGCGCTGACGTTCGACGCCGCAGCGTACGACTTCAGCGGTGACGATTACGTCGTCAGTTCCGCACGCGTCCTTGGGACTGACTGGGTCGTCGTCACACATGAACCCGAGAGTCAAGCGTACGGATTCGTCAACACGGTCAACGACTGGGGTATCTACGCGACGCTCGCTGGCGTGCTCATGATCGGGCTGATCGGTGCTGTCCTCGGCCGGAACACGGCCGTCTCGATCGATCGCCTCACGGGCAAAGCGAGCCAGATGGAAGAGGGCAACCTCGACGTCGACTTAGAAACCAACCGCGTCGACAACATCGGTCGACTCTACGACGGCTTCGACTCCATGCGCGATGCCCTGCGCGAACAGATCGAAGCAGCCGAAACGGCCCGTCAAGAGGCCGAGCGCGAACGTGAGCGGGTCGAAGAGATCAACGCCCACCTCGAGGAGAAAGCCGGCGAGTACTGCAGCGTGATGGGTGCGGCCGCAGACGGCGATCTGACGGCTCGTGCAGACGCCGACAGCGAGAACGAGATGATGGCACAGATCGGCGAGGACTTCAATCAGATGCTCGATGAGATCGAAAAAACCGTCGCCGAACTCAATCGGTTTGCGACCGACGTCGCGACCGCCTCCGAGCAGGTGACGGCCTCGAGCGAAGAGGTTCGATCGGCCTCCGAACAGGTTACCGAGTCGGTCCAGGAGATTTCCGACGGCGCGGAGCAACAGAACCAGTCGCTGCAGTCGGTCAACCAGGAGATGAGCGGCCTCTCGACGACGACCGAAGAGATCGCCGCCTCGTCGAACGAAGTGGCAGATATTGCCGAGCGGACGGTCAACACCGGCGAAGACGGACAGGAAGCCGCCCACGCGGCGATCGCTGCGATGGACGAGATCGAAACCGAGGCGGGCGGTGCCGTCGACGAGATCCGTCGACTCGAAACGGAAGTCCAGCAGATCGACGAACTGATCGCGACGATTTCCGAGATCGCTCGCCAGACCAACATGCTGGCACTGAACGCCAACATCGAAGCCTCCCGCTCTGCGAGTGGCAGCGACGACGAAGGTTTCTCGGTCGTCGCAAAAGAGGTCAAAGCCCTCTCCGAAGACGTCGCGGAGGCGGCCGACGAAGCCGAGGACCGACTCGAGGCGATCCGCGAGCGGACCGAACAGTCGGCTGCGGAGGTCGAAGGCACCAGCGAACGGATCGAAGACGCAGGCGAACAGGTCGAAGCGGTCGTCGACGCCTTAGAGGAGATCGCCGACCTCTCCGAAGAGACAAATATCGGCGTGCAAGAAATCTCCGCGGCGACCGAAGAGCAAGCCGCGTCGACACAGGAGGTCGTCGCGATGGTCGACGACGCGGCGACGATTTCCGAGGAAACAACCGCCGAGTCCGAAAACGTCGCCGCAGCGGCCGAAGAACAAACGACTGCCCTGACGGAAGTGACGAAGTCCGCATCCAACCTCTCCGGACAGGCGACACAGCTCTCCGAAGCCCTCGACCGCTTCGATACCGACGTCGACCACTCGGAACTCGAGATGGACTTCGAGACGCCGGACGACGACGGCCCGGGGCCGGCAGCGTTGGCGTTCGACGCTGACGGAAGTCAGGGACTTTCGCTCGAGACGGACGAATCCGAAACCGGCACGCAGGCCACAGCGCCGGATTCGACCGACGCCGATACCACTGTGGACACCGATCCGCTCGAGTCCGCGTCGATGACGACCGACGCCGAACCGGTGGCTGCACCCGCAGCCGATACACCGGACACGCCAGAGGGCGATGCTGATGCCGATGAAACGGACGACCCGGCGACCGAACTCGATGCCGAAAAGATCCTCGGGATCGACGACGAGTCCGCGGAACCGGCGACCACGCTCGACGAGACGACAAACGCCGACGTTGACACCGCTTCCGACCCGCTGGGTGACGCGGACCCGTTTGCGGACGCTGCTGATCCGCTTGCAGACGCCGATCCGCTTGCAGACGACGAGGGGGACTCACTCGAGGAAGCGGCCCAGCCACTCGAGCCGGTTGACGACACCAGTGAGACGACCGAGAGCGATGACGAAGTAGACTCGCTCGAGGAAACCGCTCAGCCACTCGGGCCGGTTGACGATAATGATGAGAACTCGCTCGAAGAGACAGCTCAGCCGCTCGAGCCGGTCGAAGACGCCGCCGAGACAACCGAGCACGATGCCGAGACGACGGCGGTCGATGCCGACGACGAGGCCGACGGCGACGAGGACGCTGCCGAAATCGACGGCACCGACGCCGACGCCGACGACGACGTGTTCACGTTCGGAAACACCGACGAGTGA